One window of bacterium genomic DNA carries:
- the gyrB gene encoding DNA topoisomerase (ATP-hydrolyzing) subunit B, which yields MAEIDELDPKAKDGSNYDAKTIQVLKGLEAVRKRPAMYIGDTGARGLHHLVYEVVDNSVDEALAGYCDLIKVAITKENTIIVEDNGRGIPVDMHPTQKRPALEVVMTILHAGGKFSHDSYKVSGGLHGVGVSVVNALSEWCKVEVSRDNNIYFQEYHIGVPAGDMSIIGKSKKNGTKTHFKPDKEIFKKVEFSYDVLAGRMRELAFLNKGLRIEITDERTDKTEVFHYKGGIVAFVQYLNENKVTVHNKRYYCEKERDGVTVEVALQYNDSYVDNVFSFVNNINTVEGGTHMVGFKTALTRTINNYMTKNNLFKSGKDNIDSLTGDDVREGLTAVVSVKVPDPQFEGQTKTKLGNSEVKGIVESVVGETLSEWLEENPTDGKKIADKGLGAAYTREASRKAKDLARRKTALDSGRLPGKLADCSSRDPEQCEIYIVEGDSAGGSAKQGRDRRTQAILPIKGKILNVEKARLDKILSNDEIRSIITALGVGFGDEEFDIAKLRYHKVIIMTDADIDGSHIKTLLLTFFFRHMKNLVERGYIYIAQPPLYRLKTAKKEVYAYSDEERDRLLDQSGRKGVSIQRYKGLGEMNPDQLWNTTMNIETRTLLLVTLEDAASADHIFSMLMGEEVESRRKFIEDNAKYVKNLDI from the coding sequence CGGCGATACCGGAGCGCGTGGACTGCATCACCTCGTCTACGAAGTTGTAGATAACTCAGTTGACGAAGCACTCGCTGGCTATTGCGACCTGATCAAAGTCGCCATCACCAAAGAAAACACCATCATCGTCGAAGACAATGGCCGCGGCATTCCGGTTGATATGCATCCGACGCAGAAGCGCCCCGCGCTCGAAGTAGTCATGACGATTCTTCACGCCGGCGGCAAGTTCTCGCACGATTCATACAAAGTTTCCGGCGGTCTTCACGGCGTCGGCGTCAGCGTGGTGAACGCACTTTCAGAGTGGTGCAAGGTCGAAGTCAGCCGCGATAACAATATCTATTTCCAGGAATATCATATCGGTGTTCCGGCCGGCGACATGTCAATCATCGGCAAGTCCAAGAAGAACGGCACCAAGACGCATTTCAAACCAGACAAAGAAATCTTCAAGAAGGTTGAATTCTCCTATGACGTCCTCGCCGGACGCATGCGCGAATTGGCGTTTCTAAATAAGGGACTGCGCATCGAGATCACCGACGAACGCACCGACAAGACTGAAGTCTTCCACTACAAGGGCGGTATCGTCGCGTTCGTGCAATATCTCAACGAGAATAAGGTCACAGTCCACAATAAGCGCTACTACTGCGAGAAAGAGCGCGACGGCGTCACTGTCGAGGTTGCTCTGCAGTACAATGACTCCTATGTCGACAACGTGTTCTCCTTCGTCAACAATATCAACACCGTCGAGGGCGGCACGCACATGGTCGGTTTCAAGACCGCGTTGACCCGTACCATCAACAACTACATGACCAAGAACAACCTGTTCAAGTCGGGCAAGGATAATATCGACTCGCTTACCGGCGACGACGTCCGTGAAGGTTTGACGGCAGTTGTTTCCGTCAAAGTTCCTGATCCGCAGTTCGAAGGTCAGACCAAGACAAAGCTCGGTAACTCCGAAGTTAAAGGCATAGTCGAATCGGTCGTTGGTGAAACGCTTTCCGAATGGCTCGAAGAGAACCCGACCGACGGCAAAAAGATCGCCGACAAAGGTCTCGGCGCAGCTTACACCAGAGAGGCTTCACGCAAAGCCAAGGACCTTGCCCGTCGCAAGACCGCTCTCGATTCGGGACGCTTGCCCGGCAAATTGGCAGACTGTTCATCGCGCGATCCCGAGCAGTGCGAGATCTACATCGTCGAGGGCGACTCGGCAGGTGGCTCCGCCAAACAAGGCCGCGACCGCCGTACGCAGGCGATTCTCCCGATCAAGGGTAAGATTCTCAACGTCGAAAAAGCGCGCCTCGATAAGATTCTGTCCAACGACGAAATTCGTTCGATCATCACCGCGCTCGGCGTCGGTTTCGGCGACGAAGAATTTGACATCGCCAAATTGCGCTATCACAAAGTCATCATCATGACCGACGCGGACATCGACGGCTCGCATATCAAGACCTTGCTTTTGACCTTCTTCTTCCGTCACATGAAGAACTTGGTCGAACGCGGATATATCTACATCGCCCAGCCGCCGCTGTATCGTCTTAAGACCGCCAAGAAAGAGGTCTACGCCTACTCTGACGAAGAGCGCGACCGTTTGCTTGATCAAAGCGGCCGCAAGGGCGTGTCGATCCAGCGCTACAAAGGTCTTGGCGAAATGAATCCGGACCAGTTGTGGAACACGACGATGAATATCGAAACGCGTACGCTGCTTTTGGTGACACTTGAAGATGCCGCCAGCGCAGATCATATTTTCTCGATGCTGATGGGCGAGGAAGTCGAATCCCGCCGCAAATTCATCGAGGACAACGCCAAGTACGTGAAGAATCTGGATATATAG
- the gyrA gene encoding DNA gyrase subunit A yields the protein MVLNRENLISVYLEEEMKSSYLDYSMSVITSRALPDVRDGLKPSNRRILIAMNDLNLAPDRPHRKCAKICGDTSGNYHPHGEQVVYPTLVRMAQDFNMRYPLVDGQGNFGSVDGDDAAAMRYTEARLTPIAMEMLADLEKDTVDFMPNYDETLREPRVLPAKFPNLLCNGSSGIAVGMATNIPPHNLREIVDALVAVIDNPAIDTEVLLKYVSGPDFPTGGIIYGRDGIRDAYRTGRGRINVRAKANVEKLKNGKEQIVVSEIPYQVNKSNLIEKIADLVRNKIVEDISDLRDESDRDGMRIVIELKRDVQPQIVLNQLFKHTQMQSTFGVIMISLVDGAPKVLPLRSMLEEFIKHRHEVVIRRAKFDLKKAEDRAHILEGLRIALDHIDAVIATIRSSKTVPEAKDNLMSRFRLSEIQAQAILEMRLQRLTGLERQKIEDEYRDLIQQIEYLKSVLASQDMRMQIIKTELIEMKDKYGDERRTEIVDAEEEISIEDLIAEEDMVITISHQGYIKRLSTSAYRKQNRGGRGVKGIDVKEEDFVEHLFIASTHDYILFFSTKGKAYWIKVHEVPTGGKLAKGKPVVNMVDLSEGEKICAFQPVRSFEEGKFVVMATRNGVIKKTDLSAFSNPRRDGIKAIDIPDDDILIEVDISDGNHDIILATHEGQAIRFEENKVRAMGRTAYGVKGIELEKKDYVVGMIVVKRDTSILTVSELGFGKRSEISEYRVTNRGGKGIINMKTTDKTGNVIAVKEVVDQDGLMIITEKGIVIRQDIKSIRVIGRATQGVKLINLESGDRVTDVARIIAEDDEPGDNGDQAELEV from the coding sequence ATGGTACTTAACCGCGAAAATCTAATTTCGGTCTATCTCGAAGAGGAGATGAAATCCTCCTACCTCGACTATTCCATGTCCGTCATCACATCGCGCGCACTGCCCGATGTCCGCGACGGCCTCAAACCATCCAATCGCCGCATCCTGATTGCGATGAACGACCTCAACCTCGCCCCCGATCGCCCGCATCGTAAATGCGCCAAGATCTGCGGCGACACCTCGGGTAACTACCACCCGCACGGCGAACAGGTCGTTTATCCCACGCTGGTGCGTATGGCGCAGGATTTCAACATGCGCTACCCGCTCGTCGACGGCCAGGGCAACTTCGGCTCGGTCGACGGCGACGACGCCGCCGCCATGCGATACACCGAAGCGCGCCTCACGCCGATTGCGATGGAGATGCTCGCCGATCTCGAAAAAGACACTGTCGATTTCATGCCCAACTATGACGAGACTTTGCGCGAGCCGAGAGTGCTTCCCGCGAAGTTCCCGAACCTGCTCTGCAATGGTTCATCGGGTATCGCTGTCGGTATGGCGACCAACATCCCGCCGCACAACTTGCGCGAAATCGTCGACGCACTGGTGGCGGTGATCGACAATCCGGCAATCGACACTGAAGTTCTTCTCAAATACGTCTCCGGTCCCGATTTCCCGACCGGCGGCATCATCTACGGCCGCGACGGCATCCGCGATGCCTATCGCACCGGCCGTGGACGCATCAATGTCCGCGCCAAAGCCAATGTCGAGAAACTCAAGAACGGTAAAGAACAAATCGTCGTTTCCGAAATTCCCTATCAGGTCAACAAATCCAACCTGATCGAAAAGATCGCCGACCTCGTCCGCAACAAGATCGTCGAAGACATCTCCGACCTGCGCGACGAATCCGATCGCGACGGCATGCGCATCGTCATCGAACTTAAACGCGATGTCCAACCGCAGATCGTGCTCAACCAGCTCTTCAAGCACACGCAGATGCAATCGACATTCGGCGTGATCATGATCTCGCTCGTCGACGGCGCACCAAAAGTATTGCCGCTTCGCTCGATGCTCGAAGAGTTCATCAAGCACCGCCACGAAGTCGTCATCAGACGCGCCAAGTTCGATCTCAAGAAAGCCGAAGACCGCGCCCATATCCTCGAAGGACTGCGCATCGCGCTCGATCATATCGACGCTGTCATCGCGACGATTCGCTCTTCCAAGACTGTTCCGGAAGCCAAAGATAATTTGATGTCGCGCTTCAGGCTTTCCGAAATTCAGGCGCAGGCAATTCTGGAAATGCGCCTCCAGCGCCTCACCGGACTCGAACGCCAGAAGATCGAAGACGAGTACCGCGACCTCATCCAGCAGATCGAATATCTCAAATCCGTCCTCGCCAGTCAGGATATGCGCATGCAGATCATCAAGACTGAACTGATTGAGATGAAGGACAAGTACGGCGACGAGCGCCGCACCGAGATCGTCGACGCCGAGGAAGAAATCTCCATCGAAGATCTCATCGCCGAAGAGGACATGGTCATCACCATCAGCCATCAGGGCTACATCAAGCGCCTCTCAACCTCTGCCTACCGCAAACAAAATCGCGGCGGCCGCGGCGTGAAGGGAATTGATGTCAAGGAAGAAGATTTCGTCGAGCATCTGTTCATCGCCTCGACGCACGACTACATTCTCTTCTTCTCGACCAAGGGCAAAGCCTATTGGATCAAAGTCCACGAGGTCCCCACCGGCGGCAAACTCGCCAAAGGCAAACCGGTCGTCAACATGGTTGATCTTTCCGAAGGCGAAAAGATCTGCGCCTTCCAGCCGGTGCGCAGTTTTGAAGAAGGCAAATTCGTCGTCATGGCGACCCGCAACGGCGTCATCAAGAAGACCGACCTGTCGGCATTCTCGAATCCGCGCCGCGACGGCATCAAAGCCATCGACATCCCGGATGACGACATTCTCATCGAGGTCGACATCTCCGACGGCAACCACGACATCATTCTCGCCACCCACGAGGGCCAGGCGATTCGCTTCGAGGAAAACAAGGTCCGCGCCATGGGCCGCACGGCTTACGGTGTCAAGGGCATTGAGCTCGAGAAGAAGGACTACGTCGTCGGCATGATCGTGGTCAAACGCGACACGTCGATTCTGACCGTCTCCGAACTCGGCTTCGGCAAGCGCTCCGAAATCTCGGAATACCGCGTCACCAACCGTGGCGGCAAGGGCATCATCAACATGAAGACGACCGACAAGACCGGCAACGTAATCGCCGTCAAGGAAGTTGTCGATCAGGACGGTTTGATGATCATCACCGAGAAGGGCATTGTCATTCGTCAGGACATCAAGTCGATTCGCGTGATTGGCCGCGCCACCCAAGGCGTCAAGCTGATCAATCTCGAATCCGGCGACCGTGTCACTGATGTCGCCCGCATCATCGCCGAAGACGACGAACCCGGCGACAATGGCGACCAAGCCGAACTGGAAGTGTAG
- a CDS encoding isocitrate lyase/phosphoenolpyruvate mutase family protein — MAESRHATLVSTLSTLHASGCFIIPNPWDIGSAKILQHIGFKALATTSAGFAFSRGLPDEATALSLNDVLAHIKEIVEATPLPVNADFQSGYADDLETLARNVTLCVQTGVAGLSIEDATGDDTSPLYDRAIAIERIRTARKAIDATGTGVLLTARCEAFLVGDPDAERIALDRLVAFAEAGADCLYAPRVTSAETISRIVKAVAPKPVNVLMVSPVPGLTFARLADLGVRRISVGSALSRVALGAFIRAATDILKSGTFDSLADSAPFKDLNDIFKT, encoded by the coding sequence ATGGCTGAAAGCAGACACGCGACGTTAGTCTCTACCCTATCCACCCTCCACGCCTCCGGCTGTTTCATCATCCCCAATCCGTGGGATATCGGCTCGGCGAAAATTCTCCAACATATCGGCTTCAAAGCGCTGGCAACAACCTCGGCCGGATTCGCCTTCTCCCGCGGCCTGCCCGATGAAGCAACGGCGCTGTCGCTGAACGACGTTCTCGCCCACATCAAAGAAATCGTCGAGGCCACACCGCTTCCCGTCAATGCCGACTTTCAATCCGGCTATGCGGATGATCTGGAAACACTCGCCCGCAATGTCACACTCTGCGTCCAAACCGGCGTCGCCGGACTCTCCATCGAAGATGCCACCGGCGACGACACTTCGCCGCTCTACGACCGCGCCATCGCCATCGAACGCATCCGCACCGCCCGCAAAGCCATCGATGCCACCGGCACCGGCGTCCTGTTGACTGCCCGCTGCGAGGCTTTCCTCGTCGGCGATCCCGATGCCGAACGTATCGCTCTCGACCGTCTGGTCGCCTTCGCCGAAGCCGGCGCCGACTGCCTATATGCGCCCAGAGTCACCAGCGCTGAAACGATCAGCCGCATCGTCAAAGCCGTCGCGCCCAAACCGGTCAATGTGCTGATGGTATCACCCGTGCCCGGCCTGACATTCGCGCGCCTTGCCGATCTCGGTGTCCGCCGCATCTCGGTCGGTTCGGCACTGTCGCGTGTCGCATTGGGAGCCTTCATCCGCGCAGCAACCGACATCCTGAAGTCCGGCACATTCGACTCACTCGCCGATTCCGCCCCATTCAAGGATCTGAACGACATCTTTAAGACATAA
- a CDS encoding glyoxalase: protein MDALFILYVADQEKSTRFYSRVLGRAPDLNVLGMTEFKLNDGSILGLMPESGIKRLLGDRLPNPADANGIPRAELYLSVPDADSFHQRALAAGAVELSAMELRSWGHHVAYSLDPDGHVLAFCEIPTITL from the coding sequence ATCGACGCGCTCTTCATCCTATATGTTGCCGATCAGGAGAAGAGCACCCGATTCTATTCTCGCGTTCTTGGTCGCGCCCCCGATCTCAACGTCCTCGGAATGACCGAATTCAAACTGAATGACGGCAGTATTCTCGGCTTGATGCCGGAGTCTGGAATCAAGCGGCTTCTTGGTGACCGGCTTCCCAATCCAGCGGACGCCAACGGAATCCCAAGGGCAGAATTGTATCTCTCAGTGCCAGATGCTGACTCGTTTCATCAACGCGCACTTGCTGCCGGCGCGGTCGAGTTAAGCGCAATGGAACTCCGTTCCTGGGGACATCACGTTGCTTACAGCCTCGACCCCGATGGTCACGTGCTCGCCTTTTGCGAAATCCCTACAATCACTTTGTAG
- a CDS encoding GDP-mannose 4,6-dehydratase: MELKNCSVLVTGGAGFIGSHLVEALLVKGAHVRAFIRYNSRSDRGWLETLPKTTLENVEIIAGDIKDSDAVRNAAKGCEVVFHLAALIGIPYSYIHPRNYVDTNVIGTTNVLTASLDHGVKRVVHISTSEVYGTAQYVPIDENHPKVGQSPYSASKLSADLLADSFHRSFGLPVVTIRPFNTYGPRQSLRAVIPTIISQLLSRRELKLGATTPTRDFTFVTDTASGMIRGAEADEAVGKTINLGTGSEISIGDLAILIAKQMNIELEFQRDPNRIRPGDSEVERLLSNNGLAQSVLKWKPEVGLDEGIKRTIAWFSENPSSSRIDEYFR; the protein is encoded by the coding sequence ATGGAACTGAAGAACTGCTCCGTCCTCGTTACCGGTGGCGCCGGATTCATAGGCAGTCACCTTGTCGAAGCATTGCTCGTCAAAGGCGCACACGTCCGTGCATTTATTCGCTATAACTCACGCTCTGACCGAGGCTGGCTCGAGACTCTACCGAAAACGACTTTGGAGAATGTTGAGATTATCGCGGGCGATATTAAAGACTCTGATGCCGTCCGCAATGCCGCCAAGGGCTGCGAAGTAGTATTTCATCTGGCGGCACTAATCGGGATTCCATATTCGTATATCCATCCGCGCAACTATGTCGACACGAATGTGATCGGAACAACCAATGTTTTAACTGCTTCGTTAGATCATGGCGTTAAACGAGTCGTGCATATCTCAACTTCTGAAGTTTATGGCACTGCTCAATACGTTCCGATTGATGAGAACCATCCCAAGGTTGGCCAGTCACCATATTCGGCATCAAAATTGTCTGCCGACCTTCTGGCGGATTCGTTCCATCGGAGCTTTGGTTTACCGGTCGTTACAATTCGTCCATTTAATACCTATGGACCGCGCCAATCATTGCGAGCCGTGATTCCGACGATCATCTCCCAACTTCTCAGTCGGCGTGAACTTAAGCTCGGGGCAACGACACCTACGCGGGATTTTACATTCGTAACCGACACTGCCTCTGGCATGATTCGTGGGGCTGAAGCCGACGAAGCCGTCGGCAAGACAATCAATCTCGGGACGGGAAGTGAAATCTCGATAGGCGACTTGGCAATACTGATCGCCAAACAGATGAACATTGAACTGGAATTCCAACGCGACCCAAACCGAATACGTCCCGGGGATTCCGAAGTGGAACGATTGCTTTCCAACAACGGACTGGCTCAAAGTGTATTAAAGTGGAAGCCTGAAGTGGGGCTCGATGAAGGAATCAAACGAACCATTGCCTGGTTCAGCGAAAATCCGTCATCAAGCAGAATTGACGAGTATTTCCGCTGA
- a CDS encoding SDR family oxidoreductase gives MRYLVTGGAGFIGSNIVKALVSRGDKVRILDNFSTGRRQNLKEVENDVEVIDGDICDFWVALDACRDIDFVLHQAALPSVNRSVENPLTANHVNINGTLTMLECARRNGVKRFLFASSSSVYGDTPTLPKREDMLPAPMSPYAVNKITGEYYLGVYSDLYKMPCVAFRYFNVFGPNQDPNSHYAAVIPKFINALLADEQPTIFGDGLQSRDFTYIDNVVNGIIHACEMKTVVPGVYNLACGGQYTLNELLKDLNELIGKNIKARFEDARPGDIKHSFADVSKVERVLGIKPTIDFREGLEKTIAFYKREAMLTSRV, from the coding sequence ATGAGATATTTGGTTACCGGAGGCGCCGGGTTCATAGGTTCGAACATCGTCAAGGCTTTAGTCAGCAGAGGCGACAAGGTTCGCATACTCGACAATTTCTCAACCGGCCGTCGTCAGAACCTAAAAGAAGTCGAAAACGATGTCGAAGTTATCGACGGCGATATTTGCGACTTCTGGGTTGCCCTTGATGCCTGCCGCGATATCGACTTCGTTCTTCATCAAGCAGCGCTTCCATCGGTAAATCGCTCGGTCGAGAATCCTCTTACTGCTAACCATGTCAATATCAATGGCACGCTCACCATGCTTGAATGTGCGCGCCGTAACGGTGTCAAGCGTTTCCTCTTTGCATCTTCTTCATCAGTCTACGGAGACACCCCGACATTGCCCAAGAGAGAGGATATGCTCCCCGCCCCGATGTCGCCATATGCGGTTAACAAGATCACCGGGGAGTACTACCTTGGTGTCTATTCCGATCTTTACAAAATGCCCTGCGTGGCGTTTCGCTATTTTAATGTTTTCGGACCCAATCAGGATCCTAACAGCCACTACGCGGCGGTTATTCCCAAGTTCATCAACGCGCTTCTTGCCGACGAACAACCCACGATTTTCGGTGACGGACTGCAATCGCGCGACTTCACTTACATTGACAACGTCGTCAATGGCATCATCCATGCCTGCGAAATGAAAACGGTCGTGCCCGGCGTTTACAACCTTGCCTGTGGCGGACAGTATACGCTCAATGAATTGCTGAAGGATCTGAACGAATTGATCGGGAAGAACATTAAGGCTCGTTTCGAGGATGCCCGTCCCGGCGATATCAAACATTCATTCGCTGATGTTTCCAAGGTCGAACGTGTACTGGGCATCAAGCCGACTATCGATTTTCGTGAAGGATTGGAGAAGACCATCGCATTCTATAAACGTGAGGCAATGCTGACGAGCCGTGTCTAA
- a CDS encoding exosortase/archaeosortase family protein — translation MSNHTIPNTPGSGTSLALPWWQLAIIGAVILMMYLPILIGLAGDWYNDDNYSHGFLIIPISLWLVWRKRDILRTIPLESSKWGIPVILGSLVVFILGTAGMEYFTARVSMVSLMFGVTLYLAGYRFAREIWFSFFFLLFMIPAPYIIYYSATFPLQMLGSKIAAVLLTIVGIPHLRQGNVIHLPDNYSLEVAEACSGLRSLVTLLALGALLAYLTQNSKWKAVTLFAATVPIAIAANIFRICVTAIGAYGVSRALAEDFIHELSGTIVFMFSLICLLILSNVLRLGEKRDETEGTKL, via the coding sequence GTGTCTAATCACACGATCCCTAACACGCCAGGCTCCGGCACTTCATTGGCGCTTCCCTGGTGGCAACTTGCCATCATCGGCGCCGTCATTTTGATGATGTACCTGCCGATTCTCATCGGCCTCGCCGGTGACTGGTACAATGATGATAATTATTCACATGGATTCCTGATTATCCCCATCAGTCTCTGGTTAGTTTGGCGCAAGCGTGATATTCTTCGCACCATCCCGCTGGAGTCAAGCAAGTGGGGTATTCCCGTCATTTTAGGATCACTCGTGGTTTTCATATTAGGAACCGCGGGAATGGAGTACTTCACAGCGCGGGTTTCGATGGTGAGCCTGATGTTTGGCGTTACTCTCTATCTCGCCGGATATCGCTTCGCTCGAGAAATCTGGTTTTCATTCTTCTTTCTACTGTTCATGATTCCAGCGCCTTACATCATTTATTATAGCGCAACCTTCCCTTTGCAAATGCTCGGTTCAAAGATCGCCGCAGTATTACTAACCATTGTTGGAATTCCGCACCTGAGGCAGGGAAATGTCATTCACTTGCCCGACAACTACTCGCTTGAAGTTGCCGAGGCTTGTTCAGGACTTCGATCATTGGTAACACTGCTTGCTCTTGGTGCCTTACTTGCCTATTTGACTCAAAATTCCAAATGGAAAGCCGTGACTCTTTTTGCTGCCACAGTTCCAATTGCAATCGCCGCCAATATCTTCCGAATTTGTGTTACTGCCATCGGCGCTTACGGGGTATCGCGAGCACTTGCCGAGGACTTCATTCACGAATTGTCCGGCACAATTGTCTTCATGTTCAGTTTGATTTGCCTTTTGATTCTCAGCAATGTTCTGAGGCTCGGCGAGAAGCGGGACGAAACTGAGGGAACGAAACTTTGA
- the epsI gene encoding EpsI family protein: protein MKKFLIILLILVPFGAMATVLRYIAVEPEQPSQLTQMPLEIDGWKGVVFPVGEATASVLQATEILLRGYTDTSGNYVGLYIAYFQDQKYGSQIHSPRHCLPGGGWVLTGLEHVPFSLGDRSIDVNRMTIAKRSRVDQMFYWFHTRSGDLASEYSLKFDLVRNSLLLSPTDAAIIRLTVGQGDRSQDECQRLAERFMQTILPEVRKALPFDTI, encoded by the coding sequence TTGAAGAAGTTCTTGATTATTCTCCTGATTCTCGTGCCGTTTGGCGCGATGGCGACAGTCCTTCGTTATATTGCCGTTGAGCCCGAACAGCCGTCGCAATTGACGCAGATGCCGCTTGAAATCGACGGCTGGAAAGGCGTAGTCTTTCCGGTTGGCGAGGCGACCGCGTCGGTATTGCAGGCGACCGAGATACTTCTGCGCGGTTACACTGATACCAGCGGCAACTACGTGGGGCTTTACATCGCCTATTTCCAGGACCAGAAATACGGATCACAAATCCACTCGCCGCGACATTGTCTTCCCGGCGGAGGATGGGTACTGACCGGACTCGAGCACGTCCCCTTCAGCCTTGGAGATCGAAGTATCGATGTGAATCGCATGACGATCGCCAAACGCAGTCGCGTCGACCAGATGTTCTATTGGTTCCATACGCGCTCAGGTGATCTCGCTTCCGAGTACTCCCTTAAGTTCGACCTCGTCCGCAATTCCCTCTTGTTATCTCCGACCGATGCGGCTATTATTCGCCTGACCGTTGGACAAGGCGACAGAAGTCAGGATGAATGCCAGCGGCTGGCGGAACGCTTTATGCAGACCATTCTGCCTGAAGTTCGCAAAGCGTTGCCTTTCGACACAATATAG
- a CDS encoding decaprenyl-phosphate phosphoribosyltransferase — protein sequence MLMRAVISIMRPEQWVKNLIVFAALIFARRFTDTQDVLHSLLAFGILCFLSSAIYIVNDLHDREQDSLHPTKKSRPLASGALSPIIARLLAVTLILAGMGASFLLPREFLYIVMIFVAFNILYTALLKTIVIIDVMSIAVSFVLRAAAGSYAISVETSPWLIACTFLLALFLGFGKRRHELLILKDQAVGHRVSLKKYSPYFLDQLIGVVTASTVVAYTFYTLSPEIQEKLGVQHLELTIPFVLYGIFRYLYLIHQEERGGSPTRLLLTDMPILINIVLWFLSVMAIFWVTGGRQ from the coding sequence ATGTTAATGCGCGCCGTTATCAGCATCATGCGCCCGGAGCAATGGGTCAAGAACCTCATTGTTTTCGCAGCATTGATCTTCGCCCGCCGGTTTACCGATACGCAGGATGTACTCCATTCATTGCTGGCGTTTGGAATCCTCTGCTTTCTCTCATCCGCCATTTATATTGTCAATGACCTGCACGACCGCGAACAAGACAGCCTGCACCCGACCAAGAAATCGCGGCCGTTGGCTTCCGGGGCGCTTTCACCAATAATAGCCCGTTTGCTTGCTGTGACTCTCATACTCGCAGGTATGGGAGCATCGTTCTTGTTGCCGCGCGAGTTTCTCTACATCGTCATGATTTTCGTCGCTTTCAATATCCTCTACACAGCGCTCCTAAAGACCATTGTTATCATTGATGTCATGTCGATTGCTGTTTCATTTGTACTGCGCGCCGCTGCCGGATCGTACGCAATTTCGGTGGAAACGTCGCCGTGGTTAATCGCCTGTACTTTTCTTCTTGCACTATTTCTCGGATTCGGTAAGCGCCGTCACGAGCTGCTAATTCTCAAAGACCAGGCCGTCGGGCACCGCGTTTCATTGAAAAAATACTCGCCCTACTTTCTCGATCAACTCATCGGTGTCGTCACTGCTTCGACGGTTGTTGCGTACACCTTTTATACACTCTCGCCCGAAATTCAAGAAAAGCTTGGTGTTCAACACCTCGAGTTAACAATACCCTTCGTTCTCTACGGTATTTTTCGGTACCTATACCTGATTCACCAGGAAGAACGAGGCGGCTCTCCAACACGGCTGCTGCTGACCGACATGCCAATACTAATCAATATTGTCTTGTGGTTTCTCTCGGTGATGGCGATATTCTGGGTGACTGGGGGAAGACAATAA